GTACATTTCATAATAGCAATGTGGCGAGTTTGAGACATTCTTTGCCATGTGTTCAGCTCGTGTTTAACTCACAATAAAATGGGATATCGgtctttttcatctcttctcaAACAGAGCAGCTTTATCTCAATATGGAATACACCCTTGAGAAGACTTCAGAAGTATGTTTATATTAAGGAATCCACTGAATTAGCAAAACTGGGTTTAAAAATGGGCAAATAGTTCATAGGTCTGGATCACTTACATGCGTTTCTTATAAACTCCAGAGGTTTCATAGCGGTGGGACCCTAGAATGATTGAGGTTTGCTCTCTGGTTGGCACTTTGTCTCCTCTGTTCCAGCCCTTTTTCTCATTGcgtttttgttgcatttttacttaattaaatcattctctTTTGGTCAGTTTGATGGATTAATGATCAGAAGAATATTATGAATTGTAGATGCTGGTTTCTGAGTGAAACGTATGCTGGCTGTATGCCAACAGGATAAATAGGCAGAATGACAGGACAGTGTAGTAGGGAAATCTACCATGAAGCTAAAATGCTGCTCATGAATCTTCGAATTAGGCTTTTAAGATCCAGCTGCCTTAGAATGAATTCCATATTACGCCGTTGTTGTACCGTCTTTAATAGCTGTCTAAGGAGTCGTTTGTATCCAGCATGCTGGATACTGCACAAGATGAGTCTGCTTCTGTGCAGGGTAGAGGAACAGTCCTTGGAAAATACTTATTTAGATAGCATCAAGGTTGACATCCTTGTCTGCCTTCaaatctccttttttctcccgGCTGATAATCACAGTATGACTCTGTGTAGTCTGTGACACAGATACACTGCGTGTTACGGTTAGGGTGCACCCTCTGTGCCGTCACACCGATAACAATTTCTGCACTGGTCATTTGAATGACAGCACTCTGTACAACAGAAGTGAGAGGGGTCTGGGACAGCAGTGAAAGTCTCAGTAGGGGTTTTATGTAGCTTTGGGAGGAGCAAGGGCAAAGAACAGAAGTATGGACTTAAGACTctttgaaaatactgatttaagTTTCTGAGAAAATTTACTTTCTAACTTCTCTGAAGTTTCTGAATTTAGGTTCCAAAGTGTTCTGTTATTTGCCATGCCTTTGATTTCAGTGacttatacattttttcttaggTACATAGTGAATGTTTTTAGAAGTTGTAGGTTGTGTATACCACACTTTGGCTCACATTCGTGTTATTTGGTGCTCTTCTGCCCAGACAGTCTTCAGGCTTTCTCAGAACCACTGTGGGGTTAACTGCTGTCCCGTGTATCTAGACAGAAAGATGTTCTGTTGACCTGATAactctgcatttcatttttgacaCTACGGGGTTGTTTTTACAGAAGCTGGCATGCTTCAGAGTTATTGATGCAATAACTTCAGTCGTGTTTTGTATCTCTTTCAGGTGGTGTTGGAATTACCTGTTGGCTTGTGGTTTGTAATAAAGTTGTCGCTATCATGCTTCACcctttcagctgaagaaatccCAGTAATTCATGGAGTCCTAAAATACGTTTTCAttattgctgtttaaaaaaaaaaaaaagtttgtctttcATGACAGACCAGTTCTGAGATATGTTTTGTTGCTTCAGTCAGGTATCAGTCAGTATTCCTTTTGATTTATCTTTCcttagtttgtttttcagttttgtaaccAGCAATGTTCAAAGAATGGCATTGCTATTTATAAAACCTCATTTTGACAAGTATGAACATTTATGGTTCTGCCATGAATCAGACTTGCCATGGCATATTCACCAAGGTCTAgaagtgtttgatttttataaCTGTTAAGGTGGAAATGCACTGGCACTAGGAATTATTTTTGGAGCTTTGTTCGTTCTGTGCTGTATAATATGGCAGTTTCACTCAAAGGTGGGTTTATACTTGGTGATGTGGTTCTAGGTAGAAGTAGGTTATTTGGTTGGCTTagagcaaaacagaatttatttcctccttgttgttggttttttttttttttaagtctagaATTGGGGTATTCTCAGACTGTCTTAGAAAATATTACTGATATATATGCAGAATCAACCTTTTATCTCTTAAGTGACTTTCTCAGTTGCCAAATACAGAACAGCTGGCTACTTTTCCctcacagaattttaaaattcattgaaCACTTgaatttcttcctgcttctaTTGATAACTGACCTTTTGTTCCTtgacatttcttctgcttcccaaGCGGAGTGAATGTCAGTGATAGTGTTTCCTTCCATGTTTTGGGAAGAAAGGTCTGGCCAACCTTCTCAAGCTCCAcattaagaaagtaaaagaCAGTGCTGTTCCTGCATTCCTAGGAACTACATTCCCAGGGTTTTGGTACATATTAATGACAGTCTGGGACAGTCCAAAACAGCTATGTAAATGTAAAAAGGCAAATGAGTGATTTAACTACCTGAAGTAGTAACAGAATGCTagcgaggaagaggagggaaaacaattttctgttttgtagtaAATGCTTCTTGCTGTGTATAGGTAAACAGCCACATCATTTTGAATATAAAGGAGAACAAAGTTTTTCCTGGTGCCACGTCTGTAGAACAGGGACGAAGCTGTGCTAcctcctgtgctgcagtgctgcccacAACTCTGCCCTTGGTGTTCCGCAAGACAAAGCAGTGGTTTTATAAAGCTCTTCTTCTGCGCCTCCCTTTTCTGATGTGAGCCTGAACAAAACTCTCGATGGGCACCCTTCCCTCTTCTGCTGGGCTTTGGGATTCTGGTTCAGCTTCCCACTCTGTACAGTGTTGTGTTATTCCAGGTCCTTTGCCTTTGTGCAGAAAGGCATTAGGGCCCCTCCATAATTAGCATTGTATttagaaattaattcagaagGTCATGAcacattttctgtgtctgtgtatatgtacatgaaatgtgtttttttcttaaatgttaattagatttttttttttatattaaggATTACATTTAGCCAACAGAAAACTGAATGCATTAAATatcaacaagaacaaaatgtcaGGATTCAGTCTGTTATGTATAATGGTgtgtttatttatgaaataaagctGCTCAGTCCATCTCAGGTTTTCTAATcaatgcttttttaatgttacagttTTCCTAAACAAAACGAAACACAAATACAACCCACCTATGTTTTTGCCTAAGGAGGTGCTGTTGGAatccacagatatttttttttttaaagtattcagaacagatttttctaacTGTGACATTGACGTATTTCTGACTCTAAGGATGTGAGTAATGATATTTCCACTTAGCTTGTTAGAGAGTTTAACACAGTGAAGTCAAGAAAAGCAGTATCCTTTAAAATCTTCTGAATGGTGTTTGCTCTGTATCCACACTTAGCATGAGGTAATCAAATACGCAGTTTGGTGGCAGCTCTAGTCAAACATTTGAGTAAAGGCAGAGAGGCTTTTTGTGATTTAGACAATATAAACAGGATTGTTGCTGTGCTTGTTTACTCTTGACTTTGGTGGCAGCAAGAAAGGCGTTATGGAAGTGTTAATAGTACATAATGCAGTCAGAAGAGCgtttctctttttaaatcattttttaaatctgtccACTGCACAGCTGAAGTACTACttgaaaaacttcaaaattgaAGAAAAGTATGCTTCAAGTAGGTTCGGATCAAAATATCTTAATAgcctttaaaagcttttgtggtgtattttttttcctttatgtaaaattcagtaaaaaaaaatacacatttttttcctagcttaCATTTTAGCAAACATCTCGTGAGTTACTATGAGGAACAAGACATAATCCTCCTACCCTCACTTACATAACCTTGAACACaagatttttaaaggctttttgaGAATTGGATATGCCTGACTTCTCCAAAACAATACTTTACTCTTGCACATTCATCTGTGGATGTCAGCTGTGGAAGTTACCAGGCAAACTGCTTTGATAAGTTTGAACAGTGGAAAAGAATGAAGCTTTAGAGCTTCATAATGCTAGTGAAAACAATGTAATAGCAAATTATTATGTGTGAATTCTGGAAGCTAGTTCaggagtgaagaaaataaaaaaatattttcttttagtgcGCTGTTGGTACTAACCCAATAAAGAACCTTCCAAAAGCAGACTGCTTGCTGCAGCTAGCTAACAAATAGTCAACTTCAAAACtcagagaaaacacacacacaaaagtgaAATTTCCCAGAAGGGACCTACTTGGACACCTCTTGATAACAGGTAAACATGTCATATTTGGTAAGGCACTCCTAGTTGCTAAagtgcacacacatgcacaaaaaccAGAATAATGTTCTGCTGTGACAACTGATTTGCCTGTCATTTTGGAAGAATCAttgaaataaattctaaaaagTTATAAGATTTCATATGTGTTTTATGATGTTAGAAATATTGTTTCATTAggtttaaaagatttaaagtgctgtatattttaaaaggaaagataagTTGATATACTTACTGaatatcaaaataattatttgtgtATTCTTATGAGGTTATTCACAATGATTTCATTGGTGTTAGACACTACATTGTAAAGTAGTGTTGGTGGTTTAAAATTTGGCTTGTGTAGTCATGCATCCCTTCACTGCTTTCTCTCCACTCCTCTCATGCTTGAACTTGAATGGTTGTCTTTTCAAACACAGCTTGGCCCAAAGAGCTCTTTCATAAGactctttttcctctcagtgaATGTCTTGTAAGCACAGCCTTCTGCTTCAGCTGAACTGTCCCTCTGCCTTGTTTTTGTGGCTTTACCAAAAGATGGTTCATACAGCTCAAACGAATTTTTCACTTTGGATTCAACTCCTTCACTGCAGTCCTGACGTGCATGTCTGTGGTTGCAGTGACTGCACTTCCTGGGTTTTGTACCTGATGCAGGAATCCCATGGTGCAAATTTTCAGTAGCTTCTGAGAACATGTATTGTTTTTTCAGCCTAGTGGGTGATTTGTTTTTTGGACCTGGAGTTACAAATTTACTCCCTGCCTTCCCACTGTTACTTAGTTGTTCatctagctttttttctttttcatattcttccACTGCATCTTGCTCTTGACTGTTCTCTTTTACACTGTCAGTTAGAGGAGTTCGTTCAGTTTTTATCGTCTTTTTCAGTTCCTCTTTAAGGaagtctctctttctttcttcttgtttcataAATTCCAGACAAGTGTGTTCCTCTGTCAGTGGTTTGTCTTCCtctaaatattctgaaatggaATATTGTGGTTTTTAGAAATGTTCTTAAATTGGCTAGGATCATAAACTGTCATGAAGCATTAATGAGAGCacattttacttcattatttcatttcttaagtTGTTATTGACGGCTCTTCAGCCTTGAGGGTTGTGACAGTGCTATTTCCTAATACGTATAACAAGATGGAGCAAGATTTAAGCAAGATCATTTTCATTGACCTTTTCCATGACACTTAAATGAATTAGCATGCAAATATAATCCGTATTGAATATGTTGCAGTTTCTTAAAGGCTAAATATAGTAGCAGTATAGTTATGTACAAAGTGTCACAAAAACTACATGAGATCTAAACTCTACCTGTCATTTTATTACTATAAAATGGAACTTAAATATAGGTatggttttctttcccttagtCGACAACATGCTTCTTGCAGAGAGCAGAATATACTGCAGTTTTCTAACATATAACTGAGTTGGATCcactttttaatggaaaaggtATGTGTCTACTGAATGCctgtaaaatgcatttctctgttACAGGGGACAATTTGTAATAGCTCTGTGCTTTGGAGAGACTCAAAGAGTACCTGCAGAATGAGACAGAGTCCAAGTTTAAAAGAGAAGTAGGTAGTTGCAATActgaaaataactaaataagACTTCAATAAGTCAGTCAAATACTGGCTGTGAGAGAAAGCCAGAGGAGAGACTGGCAAATGGGAGTTAGGAGAGAGTTTTGCAGGCAGAATCAAAAGACCTGAGTTTTCTGTTAGTTTTAACAGGATTTGAGATACATAGGGTGACTTCGGCTATCTGTTTGGGTTCACGGGTGGGCTCTGGAAAGGCTTCAAGCTGAGAAGATGGAATACAATGTACAGGAGTTAAAGCTTTCCAGGTTACTAGCTCTGTTACTGACTGATATAGTAAGTGACCTCACCAACCTGTTAGTCCTCTGTAAATGTGTGGCATTCTGGTCACATAATGTCTACCATTTGCGAAGAATTTAGCATGACGGCACTCAGATCTCGGTTGTATGTAAAACCCTcactataaaaatatgtataaaaatctgtttactgTGATCATTGCAATGAGGAGATACTCCCAGCCCTTGaagaacttttcttttcctttcttagcaATTGATCCTGAGACAGAATTATCTGTTGACATTCACTATGATGAAGATTCACAACCAACAATTTGAGATCAGTATTTCATTAGTGGGGAATTAACAGGCAACCATTAACTAAAGTGTATTTTTACAGATGAAGCACTGAATTTTTACCAACATCATCAGGAACTGCTTTTAGAAGTACGGCAGTATAACGATGCCTTATACTGTGGAGCTCATCTGCTGTCAGTGTAGCACGACCAGCAGCTGAGTGTCAGCAActcaaaatactgctttgtaGAGCTAGTTACTGACACTCGGGTGCCAGCTAACAGCTCTCAGACCCGTGTAACTTACCAACATCAGCAGGTCATTCAACTTCTGAAAAGATCAAAgacatttctgaggaaaatgttaaaatgtacCTCTATGCATTCTATTGAATGGTTCTGGCTTTGGTATTTTCTTGGCTGATTGCTTCTTGGTTTTCTGTTGGGCATCTGTGTAAGCTTCATTTGCTTTAGCTTTTTGGTTCTTATCTTCTGAAGGCTTTTTCACCTACAATTGACAATTAAAGGTAAAATACTGGGGAAATAACTTTAGTGACTTTTTAAAGAATACAATCAGTGCAATACTTATAAAAAGActgatattttctgttaagTTCTTTGTATCACAACTTTTGTCCTaggtattttctgtaataattatATTCATACAAAATGCACATCATAAAAAGATAAGATGACTGATAGGTCTGTTACCAAAACTGAGGAAGAACATACAATTTAGTTGAGAGTTTAAGCAAGGGATTGGATCCAGATCTTTCATACCTCCGATAGCagaatttgacttttttctgtttcctgggTTtggtgctgtggcagcagcagtgatCTAAAACTCTGTTTATCTACTTGCACTGATATGTTTCTGCTGAGACCTATTGAAAAAAGACAATCATTAGAAATACAGCAGTTTCTGGAATTACATCATTGgtataaataaaagatatgtTTGATGACTAATAATATTGGTATGTGATCTAGGATTTAAGCATCGTTTTGCTGCATGTCTTAAATGCCCTTTAATAAGGGAATTCTTTCTTACGAATCTGGCTGAAATTGGAACTCACATATAGTATGAGTTAGGTTTTATTAGTTAACACCTGATGTTAATGAGAAGTTTGCAGTTTAAGTGTACGTCAGTAAATTAAAATCCCACAATGTATCCcacattttgaatatatatcCTTGGATTTATTGCTATGCAAGAGTGCAAACAAGGAAATAACTAGCATAGCTAGTGCACTCTTAGCTGGGTTTGAGGCACAAATGTTGT
This is a stretch of genomic DNA from Cygnus atratus isolate AKBS03 ecotype Queensland, Australia chromosome 1, CAtr_DNAZoo_HiC_assembly, whole genome shotgun sequence. It encodes these proteins:
- the LCA5L gene encoding lebercilin-like protein isoform X3, producing the protein MISQKKNTVAQRILSARLHKIKELKNEIFDLQQKLRASNLENQVLKQLQWRHLKAIGGYENSESVLPDLLARHYSEVRALRKHLRMSQKEERSTSMKLRKVEAELLKTKDALQALHMLSEDEALAEREELYHRLSDLTEKMDENNKRIQSLEKQLKLNNSTFSRQLAEETKKAVEAGIITKNLQMEISTLHQKIKEKDRQLYVKNIYANRMPKIPKDRGDSVPHEKRLSRNISVQVDKQSFRSLLLPQHQTQETEKSQILLSEVKKPSEDKNQKAKANEAYTDAQQKTKKQSAKKIPKPEPFNRMHREYLEEDKPLTEEHTCLEFMKQEERKRDFLKEELKKTIKTERTPLTDSVKENSQEQDAVEEYEKEKKLDEQLSNSGKAGSKFVTPGPKNKSPTRLKKQYMFSEATENLHHGIPASGTKPRKCSHCNHRHARQDCSEGVESKVKNSFELYEPSFGKATKTRQRDSSAEAEGCAYKTFTERKKSLMKELFGPSCV